One Dromiciops gliroides isolate mDroGli1 chromosome 3, mDroGli1.pri, whole genome shotgun sequence DNA segment encodes these proteins:
- the LOC122749200 gene encoding V-type proton ATPase subunit S1-like, whose translation MSPVAAVLLRQPRGSPGRRRSRPLRGLLLLQLLLLAPRSEASDPQVPLLLWSSSPGLRPSVENPYEGHIYTRPELYACLEPILEQGPHTVLMILQEKLRLEDFTAFGEVLGDKPESPFPNLQEVLERAPTSLVLPAVSWAAAATLTSYLTQKLGTGPVHVDQASLRGLKLNTTRPLLLLVYIPSAASTDLGAHKEALASQDQILGQVLGRLQEEGKPYTALLTALRPSRAARDLSLVSRGLGQQLLGESQEYKAQPAWPPALPPVSYSDTEPRILFWARHFLVSYEGQTQDLTSLTFGAPELNLTGSSWNDSSAQLVMTYNNLFGPFLRLRFSMVNHFYPGSHRSWFTMEGVEIKTHDSTAFFSAVQVAAPSTYSYHCQYVSSDPTKWGLLMPHDLRSPWSVTFQDFQIQAFNLSGGSFSGASDCAAFFSPAIWMGLVSSLFMLFCITFGVHIIFKLKSLNRFDEYQGDPLFEPLMD comes from the coding sequence ATGAGCCCGGTAGCGGCAGTGCTGCTGCGGCAGCCGCGAGGCAGCCCCGGGCGCCGGCGGAGCAGGCCCCTCCGAggactgctgctgctgcagctgctgctccTGGCCCCGCGGTCGGAAGCTTCGGATCCCCAGGTACCCCTGCTGCTGTGGTCCAGCTCCCCAGGTTTGCGGCCCTCGGTGGAGAACCCGTATGAAGGCCACATCTACACCCGCCCTGAGCTTTACGCCTGCCTGGAGCCCATCCTGGAGCAGGGCCCCCACACTGTACTGATGATCCTGCAGGAAAAGCTGAGGCTGGAGGATTTCACTGCTTTTGGTGAGGTGCTGGGCGACAAGCCGGAGAGCCCCTTCCCCAACCTGCAGGAGGTCTTGGAAAGGGCCCCCACCTCCTTGGTGCTGCCTGCGGTGAGCTGGGCTGCAGCTGCCACCTTGACCTCTTACCTGACCCAGAAGTTGGGGACGGGACCTGTCCATGTGGACCAGGCATCCCTAAGGGGGCTGAAGCTGAACACGACCCGCCCTCTACTGCTGCTCGTGTACATACCCTCGGCTGCCAGCACTGACTTGGGGGCTCACAAGGAAGCCCTCGCCAGCCAAGATCAGATCCTGGGGCAGGTGCTGGGCAGGCTCCAGGAAGAAGGAAAACCCTACACGGCCTTGCTCACGGCTCTTCGGCCTTCCAGGGCAGCTCGGGATTTGTCACTTGTGTCCAGGGGACTAGGGCAGCAGCTCCTGGGGGAGAGCCAAGAGTATAAAGCCCAGCCGGCCTGGCCACCAGCCCTGCCACCAGTAAGCTACAGTGACACAGAGCCCCGCATCCTGTTCTGGGCCAGGCACTTCTTGGTGAGCTATGAGGGCCAGACACAGGACCTCACGTCCCTCACCTTCGGAGCCCCGGAGCTCAACTTGACCGGCTCCAGCTGGAACGACTCCTCCGCCCAGCTGGTAATGACCTACAACAACCTCTTCGGTCCCTTCTTGAGACTGAGGTTCAGTATGGTCAATCACTtctacccaggctcacacaggagCTGGTTCACCATGGAGGGGGTGGAAATCAAGACCCACGATTCGACTGCCTTCTTCAGTGCTGTGCAGGTGGCAGCTCCCAGCACCTACTCCTACCACTGCCAGTATGTAAGCAGTGACCCCACCAAATGGGGCCTTCTGATGCCCCACGATCTGCGCTCCCCCTGGAGTGTCACTTTCCAGGATTTCCAGATCCAAGCCTTCAACCTGTCTGGTGGCAGCTTCTCAGGGGCCAGCGACTGTGCAGCCTTCTTCTCCCCTGCTATCTGGATGGGATtggtctcttctctcttcatgCTCTTCTGCATTACCTTTGGGGTACATATAATCTTTAAACTCAAGTCCCTGAATCGTTTTGATGAATACCAAGGGGACCCCCTCTTTGAACCCCTTATGGACTGA